The following coding sequences are from one bacterium SCSIO 12741 window:
- a CDS encoding enoyl-CoA hydratase/isomerase family protein yields the protein MTAITEQGYVEQSIVEGIATVEFFHPMSNSLPGKILAKLAQTITELGQQDDVKVIVLKSAGDRAFCAGASFDELISIQDFETGKTFFSGFANVINAARKCPKFIIGRVQGKAVGGGVGMASAVDYCYATKHAAVKLSELAVGIGPFVVGPAVERKVGTSAMSMMAIDATTWYSAEWAKEKGLYGEIFETAEEMDEAIDTLAQKLAKSNPEAMQLLKGVFWEGTEHWDDLLMERAAMSGKLVLSDFTVNAINSFKKK from the coding sequence ATGACTGCTATTACAGAACAAGGATATGTGGAACAATCGATCGTAGAAGGGATCGCCACGGTTGAGTTTTTTCACCCGATGAGTAACTCCCTTCCGGGAAAGATTTTGGCCAAACTTGCTCAAACTATTACCGAGTTGGGTCAACAGGATGATGTGAAAGTAATTGTTTTGAAATCAGCTGGTGATCGTGCTTTTTGCGCCGGTGCCTCTTTCGATGAATTGATTTCTATTCAGGATTTCGAAACGGGTAAAACCTTTTTCTCGGGTTTTGCCAATGTGATTAATGCAGCTCGTAAATGCCCTAAATTCATCATTGGACGGGTTCAGGGTAAGGCCGTTGGTGGTGGTGTTGGAATGGCAAGTGCCGTAGACTACTGCTATGCGACCAAACATGCCGCAGTTAAATTGTCTGAATTAGCAGTTGGAATTGGGCCCTTTGTGGTTGGACCCGCTGTGGAACGTAAAGTAGGTACCTCTGCCATGAGTATGATGGCCATTGATGCTACCACCTGGTACAGCGCCGAATGGGCCAAGGAAAAAGGGCTGTATGGCGAGATTTTCGAAACGGCAGAAGAAATGGATGAAGCCATTGACACGCTGGCTCAGAAATTGGCCAAGAGTAACCCTGAAGCCATGCAATTGCTCAAAGGTGTATTTTGGGAAGGAACCGAACACTGGGACGACCTACTTATGGAGCGTGCTGCAATGAGTGGAAAATTGGTCCTTTCTGATTTTACGGTTAACGCCATCAATTCCTTCAAAAAGAAATAA
- a CDS encoding low molecular weight phosphotyrosine protein phosphatase, with amino-acid sequence MERILMVCLGNICRSPLAEGVMRHKIEERGLDAEVDSAGTAAYHVGEHPDPRSIASGKSHGIDISSLRGRQFQVEDFDRFDRIYVMDKSNYANVLAMARGEDDKSKVDLLLNERNPDSFEEVPDPYWGGEQGFENVYQMINEACDNIADKIS; translated from the coding sequence ATGGAAAGAATATTAATGGTTTGCCTGGGAAACATTTGCCGTTCTCCCTTGGCAGAAGGCGTGATGCGTCACAAAATTGAAGAACGTGGTTTGGATGCCGAAGTAGATTCAGCGGGAACTGCAGCCTATCATGTAGGAGAACATCCCGATCCCAGAAGCATTGCCAGTGGTAAATCGCACGGCATTGATATTTCATCCCTTCGTGGCCGCCAGTTTCAGGTAGAAGATTTTGATCGCTTCGACCGGATATATGTGATGGACAAAAGCAATTATGCCAATGTATTGGCCATGGCTCGGGGCGAGGATGACAAATCGAAAGTAGATTTATTGCTGAACGAAAGGAACCCAGATTCTTTTGAAGAAGTACCCGATCCCTATTGGGGCGGCGAACAGGGCTTTGAAAACGTGTATCAGATGATCAACGAGGCCTGCGACAATATTGCTGACAAAATCAGCTAA
- a CDS encoding DUF2892 domain-containing protein, with translation MKSNMSSADRLVRLMIAVILAALYFGNVVIGTMGQTLVILAAVFTFTSLSRVCLLYLPFRYSTKKS, from the coding sequence ATGAAGTCGAATATGAGTAGTGCGGACCGCTTGGTGAGATTGATGATTGCCGTGATATTGGCAGCCTTGTATTTTGGAAATGTGGTAATTGGTACCATGGGCCAGACCCTGGTGATCTTAGCCGCCGTATTTACCTTTACTTCTCTTTCCCGGGTATGTCTGCTTTATCTGCCCTTTAGATATAGCACCAAAAAGTCCTGA
- a CDS encoding FKBP-type peptidyl-prolyl cis-trans isomerase, translating to MIFRFLLGLFLALSLTSCDPLRWDGYSVTDSGVYYKLHYPGDGERKAQPGDRVYAQLLVLTESDSVVYDNRMQTGDLLDLTLIKNSGGGLGEALSLLHEGDSATFLFPTENTSLSDLLGLENLPKEGRAKVSIQLNKLIPPAGKQHLTGPDPEMEEMKVMMAYLKEEEISSENHVQDVYILPIKPGKGNRAQSGQQVRIAYKGYFLDGTLFDDSWASYKALDFQLGKPDQVIRGIEIALHQMRKGEEVRLIIPYYLAFGQEGSSTGIVPPYTTVIYEVKLISVQ from the coding sequence ATGATCTTTCGATTTTTGTTGGGCCTTTTTTTGGCCTTAAGTCTGACTTCTTGTGATCCCCTTCGATGGGATGGCTATTCCGTTACGGACAGCGGCGTGTACTACAAGTTGCACTATCCAGGAGATGGTGAACGTAAAGCGCAACCTGGCGATCGGGTTTATGCGCAGTTGTTGGTTTTAACGGAATCAGATTCTGTAGTATACGACAACCGGATGCAAACAGGAGACCTGTTAGACTTAACCCTGATCAAAAATTCCGGTGGAGGATTAGGCGAAGCGCTAAGTCTCCTTCACGAGGGTGATTCAGCAACTTTTTTGTTTCCCACAGAAAATACCTCTTTATCTGATCTTCTCGGTCTGGAGAACTTGCCAAAAGAGGGGAGGGCTAAGGTTTCGATTCAACTCAATAAACTGATTCCTCCGGCAGGTAAGCAGCACCTTACTGGCCCTGATCCGGAAATGGAAGAAATGAAGGTTATGATGGCCTACCTTAAAGAAGAGGAAATTTCATCGGAGAATCACGTTCAAGATGTCTATATCCTACCTATTAAGCCTGGGAAAGGTAATCGGGCACAAAGTGGCCAACAGGTTCGAATAGCCTACAAGGGCTACTTCCTCGATGGTACGCTGTTCGACGATAGTTGGGCATCTTACAAAGCTTTGGATTTTCAGTTGGGAAAACCTGATCAGGTCATCCGGGGAATTGAAATTGCCTTGCATCAGATGCGAAAGGGGGAAGAGGTTCGTTTAATTATTCCCTATTACCTTGCATTTGGTCAAGAAGGCTCTTCCACGGGCATCGTTCCACCTTATACTACAGTGATTTATGAGGTGAAACTGATCAGTGTTCAATAA
- a CDS encoding FKBP-type peptidyl-prolyl cis-trans isomerase, giving the protein MKYGLVVVWAVVLTSLFSCEGKQSEDSSKPKNLGKEELIDRNKDIVVQENQRIEAFISRRNWPMKSSGTGLRYWIMEEGTGDSVRTGDVIAVNYEISLLDGTVCYSSDENKPEHFKVGMDQVESGLHEGVTYLKVGDRARFILPPHLAHGLAGDMNKIPPRSTLIYDIRIVSKS; this is encoded by the coding sequence ATGAAATACGGTCTTGTTGTTGTTTGGGCGGTGGTGTTAACCTCACTTTTTTCCTGTGAGGGGAAGCAGTCAGAAGATTCCTCGAAGCCAAAAAACTTGGGGAAGGAAGAGTTGATTGATCGAAATAAGGATATTGTGGTACAGGAGAATCAGCGCATTGAAGCTTTCATTAGTCGCCGCAACTGGCCCATGAAATCCTCAGGTACCGGATTGAGGTATTGGATCATGGAAGAGGGTACGGGTGATTCTGTTCGCACCGGAGATGTGATTGCCGTTAATTATGAGATTAGTTTGTTGGACGGCACGGTGTGCTATTCAAGTGATGAAAATAAACCCGAGCATTTTAAAGTAGGAATGGATCAAGTGGAATCTGGGTTGCATGAAGGTGTGACCTACCTCAAAGTAGGAGATCGGGCGCGGTTCATTTTACCTCCACACTTGGCTCATGGCTTAGCAGGCGACATGAATAAAATTCCTCCGCGATCAACCCTTATCTACGACATTCGAATAGTTAGCAAGTCATGA
- a CDS encoding TonB family protein: protein MHFSRLFLIALLIPGLQAWSQKASLESINKSINSPNGGMKQVKQLIYLEMEYPLEDIKTETDGDVVIEYKLPVDGIPTDVKVSSSPSPTLAAEGMRLFKKICFSENSRRVNWSSQSEKMVFNFNRKNWVKVYTKRGYQEIMYIHEPIDSTETLYKYQTLETKPYPMYEKNENYRDYLHYISAKLEYPQEALKLGIKGQVIVSFVIEQSGNLTNIKVEQTLPAGCTEEALRLIKSLRWYPAVVDDTAVRTYMISSIGFGTSSSTYHEVFNQGTSGR, encoded by the coding sequence ATGCATTTTTCCAGGCTTTTTCTAATTGCGTTGTTAATTCCAGGTCTTCAAGCCTGGAGCCAAAAAGCTTCTCTCGAATCGATCAATAAGTCCATCAATTCTCCCAACGGTGGAATGAAACAAGTAAAGCAGTTGATTTACCTGGAAATGGAGTATCCTTTGGAGGATATCAAAACCGAAACCGATGGAGATGTGGTGATTGAATACAAATTACCCGTCGATGGCATTCCTACAGATGTCAAGGTCAGTTCGTCTCCAAGCCCTACCCTGGCAGCTGAAGGTATGCGCCTATTCAAAAAAATCTGCTTTTCAGAAAATTCGAGAAGGGTCAACTGGTCATCCCAATCGGAGAAAATGGTTTTCAATTTCAATCGAAAAAACTGGGTGAAGGTCTACACCAAACGGGGCTACCAGGAGATCATGTACATTCATGAACCGATTGATAGCACTGAAACGCTGTACAAGTATCAAACCTTGGAAACCAAGCCCTACCCGATGTACGAGAAGAATGAAAACTACCGGGATTACCTACACTACATTTCGGCAAAATTGGAATATCCCCAAGAAGCCTTGAAGTTGGGTATCAAAGGACAAGTGATCGTCTCTTTCGTCATTGAGCAAAGTGGTAACTTAACCAACATTAAGGTGGAACAAACGCTCCCGGCAGGATGTACAGAAGAAGCACTGCGGTTAATCAAGTCGCTGCGCTGGTATCCTGCCGTAGTAGATGATACAGCCGTGAGAACCTACATGATCTCCAGCATTGGATTTG